In Syntrophomonadaceae bacterium, a genomic segment contains:
- a CDS encoding phosphonate ABC transporter ATP-binding protein has translation MLSVKNIAKKLPDGRLLLRDISFEVKKGEFVGILGESGVGKTVLLRCINGLTTPDSGEVIINGGHYAQKINGKKGKDLREIQRHIGMIFQGSILVKRLSVLENVLTGRLGRISPIRSLVYGFTDDEVEVALEALEKVGVRHLADRQAQTLSGGEMQRVAIARALFQEPYLLLADEPVSNLDPKNTEMVLDYLQPLTRQMAIVGVFHSPKLVSQYCTRAIGIKDGVVLYDGSPHISPSMLIAIYGTDLPEQPARQVAVA, from the coding sequence ATGCTATCCGTAAAAAATATCGCCAAAAAGCTGCCTGACGGCCGGCTGCTCTTAAGGGATATCAGCTTTGAAGTAAAAAAAGGCGAATTCGTTGGGATTCTGGGCGAAAGCGGGGTCGGGAAGACGGTTTTGCTGCGGTGCATCAACGGTTTGACCACGCCGGACAGCGGCGAGGTGATCATCAACGGGGGTCATTATGCGCAAAAAATCAACGGGAAGAAAGGCAAGGACTTAAGAGAAATTCAACGGCACATCGGGATGATCTTCCAGGGCTCGATTCTGGTCAAAAGACTGAGCGTACTCGAAAATGTATTGACCGGGAGACTGGGCCGGATCAGCCCAATCCGCAGTTTAGTCTACGGGTTTACAGACGACGAGGTGGAGGTTGCTTTGGAGGCTTTAGAAAAAGTGGGTGTCAGGCACTTGGCCGATCGCCAGGCACAGACCCTGAGCGGGGGCGAAATGCAGCGTGTGGCCATTGCCCGGGCACTTTTCCAGGAGCCTTATTTGCTGCTGGCCGACGAACCGGTGTCAAACCTCGACCCTAAAAACACGGAAATGGTTCTGGATTACTTGCAGCCCCTCACCCGGCAAATGGCGATTGTAGGTGTTTTCCACTCGCCAAAGCTCGTCAGCCAGTACTGCACCAGGGCGATCGGCATCAAAGACGGGGTGGTGCTTTACGATGGCAGCCCCCATATCTCCCCCAGCATGCTGATAGCGATCTATGGCACTGATTTGCCGGAACAGCCGGCACGTCAGGTGGCGGTAGCTTGA
- the phnD gene encoding phosphonate ABC transporter substrate-binding protein has product MLVNLGKEIRLLVLTGLVLILIASFSVIGCAPKEQATPKAAAPQVLRLALIPAEDIVEMMNRFEPARQYLEKEIGIKIEMFKALDYTAVIEAMRAKKVEIAYFGPFSYVLAAERANAQAIVAGGDADGKLSVYHSILITHKDSGLQNIDDVKARAASLTVSFVDPASTSGYLIPKGYMESIGIKVDQAFKEVIFAGGHDASILAVHARKVDLGATWEGPYQKAIAGGVVKGEDVRVIWKSDPIPRSPVAVRGDLDPALIKRIQQAFLDMPKKAPEAFAQWEGMWEKNKSYVAVTGAEYEFIRQVAIGLGKLQAK; this is encoded by the coding sequence GTGCTTGTAAACTTGGGTAAAGAGATTAGGTTACTGGTATTAACCGGCTTAGTTTTGATCCTGATTGCTTCCTTCTCGGTCATCGGCTGCGCACCAAAAGAACAGGCAACACCTAAAGCAGCGGCCCCGCAGGTCCTCAGGCTGGCCTTGATTCCGGCTGAAGACATCGTGGAGATGATGAACAGATTTGAGCCGGCCAGGCAGTATTTAGAAAAAGAGATTGGGATCAAGATCGAGATGTTCAAGGCCCTTGACTACACTGCAGTGATTGAGGCCATGCGCGCCAAAAAAGTGGAGATTGCCTACTTTGGTCCCTTTTCCTACGTGTTGGCTGCAGAAAGGGCCAACGCCCAGGCCATTGTCGCCGGGGGGGATGCCGATGGAAAACTCAGTGTTTACCACAGTATTTTGATCACCCACAAGGACAGTGGGCTGCAAAACATTGATGACGTCAAAGCCCGGGCCGCCAGTCTCACCGTTTCCTTTGTCGATCCGGCCTCGACCTCCGGCTACCTAATTCCAAAGGGATATATGGAATCTATTGGTATCAAAGTGGATCAAGCTTTTAAGGAAGTCATTTTTGCCGGCGGACACGATGCCTCCATCCTGGCTGTTCACGCTCGCAAGGTGGACTTAGGCGCCACCTGGGAAGGGCCATACCAGAAGGCCATAGCGGGCGGAGTGGTCAAGGGGGAAGATGTCCGGGTAATTTGGAAGTCGGACCCCATTCCCCGGTCGCCGGTCGCCGTAAGGGGAGATCTGGATCCGGCCTTGATCAAGCGGATCCAGCAAGCCTTTTTGGATATGCCAAAAAAGGCTCCTGAAGCCTTTGCCCAGTGGGAAGGCATGTGGGAAAAAAATAAAAGTTATGTCGCCGTGACCGGTGCTGAATACGAATTTATCCGGCAGGTAGCCATCGGGCTGGGTAAGCTGCAGGCTAAATAG
- a CDS encoding GntR family transcriptional regulator: MPKTKCVFNYLPLVEYIIEKIRRGEFAAGDKIPSETELIKQFGINRHAVRQALGRVEKMGWTTTFQGKGSYVRPRPPVVSYYVSGNTRFTDNMRQAGQRHQSVLLEWEKGIPSAEEGRNLRLTAGELVYRLEILRYVEDFPVSVTTSVILEEAVPGMERYLEGFYSLYAILENHYHFRPVRIRTVFQAAFAGAKDAGHLKMPVEVPILRTESLMCHPAGYLVEYGIARTRGDMSRLCVEFGTNSFFGGRWEAGQDGTKSENLCRDDLGS; the protein is encoded by the coding sequence ATGCCAAAAACTAAGTGCGTCTTTAATTACCTGCCGTTAGTTGAGTACATCATTGAAAAAATCAGGCGGGGCGAGTTTGCCGCCGGGGATAAAATCCCATCAGAGACTGAGCTGATCAAGCAGTTTGGTATCAACAGGCATGCGGTGCGACAAGCCCTCGGCCGAGTCGAAAAAATGGGGTGGACCACAACTTTTCAGGGTAAAGGTTCTTACGTGCGTCCCAGGCCGCCGGTGGTTTCCTACTATGTTTCAGGGAACACCCGCTTTACAGACAATATGCGGCAGGCGGGCCAGAGGCATCAGAGTGTGCTGTTGGAGTGGGAAAAAGGCATCCCCTCGGCAGAAGAAGGCCGGAATCTTCGCTTGACTGCCGGTGAACTGGTGTACCGCTTGGAAATCCTGCGCTATGTGGAGGATTTCCCTGTTTCAGTCACCACCTCGGTGATCCTGGAAGAAGCGGTACCCGGTATGGAACGTTACCTGGAAGGATTCTATTCCCTTTACGCTATTTTGGAAAATCATTACCACTTCCGGCCGGTACGAATAAGAACGGTCTTCCAGGCAGCCTTTGCCGGAGCGAAGGATGCCGGTCACCTGAAAATGCCGGTCGAAGTGCCCATCTTGCGAACAGAAAGCCTGATGTGTCATCCCGCCGGCTACCTGGTTGAATACGGCATTGCCCGGACACGCGGAGATATGAGCCGGCTTTGTGTCGAATTCGGGACGAACAGCTTCTTTGGAGGGAGGTGGGAAGCGGGCCAAGACGGCACAAAGTCAGAAAATCTTTGTCGCGACGATTTGGGGAGTTGA
- a CDS encoding methylaspartate mutase subunit E produces MLEDMRAEVLQVWPAGVSSNLEETIEFLANEPRRRNLALRMLDAKEKGETLVQPRGGRLLLEDHLRFLQGLEQDGGADILPTTIDHRTRMGRFQELEAELHSSGEIPDQATGFPIINHGVMAGRYITSQVGLPVQVRHVAVDARLAAETAVAGGFTGIEGGGISSNVPYIKDMPLEKSIALWQYVDRLAGLIGEKGIPIHREPFGGFMGGALLPPCLSHSVSILEGLLAAEQGVEHLSLGYMQTGNLIQDLAGVSTLMELGHEYFHRMGYGQVVLTTVFHQWMGGMPQDESRAYAVIVWGAVTAAMGNANKIMVRSPREAAGFPGLDGINAGLKSARQAINLVKHQRQAFVDYPGLKEEKELLRLETRSILDKVIDLGDGSVGAGVVEAFNRGVIDIPFSTSRINAGRVLPVRDIEGAVRLLEPGNLPLPAEVLAVHAARVNERGRQENRTPSYQMVLDDIYAIGKGILKGK; encoded by the coding sequence ATGCTGGAAGATATGCGCGCTGAGGTTTTGCAGGTTTGGCCTGCCGGTGTTTCCTCGAATCTGGAAGAAACTATTGAATTCCTGGCAAATGAACCCCGCCGCAGGAACCTCGCCCTGCGCATGTTGGATGCTAAGGAAAAAGGAGAGACTTTGGTTCAGCCGCGGGGGGGCAGGCTCTTGTTGGAGGATCATCTTAGGTTCCTGCAAGGCCTGGAGCAGGATGGAGGGGCGGATATCCTGCCGACTACCATTGATCATAGAACTCGCATGGGTCGTTTTCAGGAATTAGAGGCAGAATTGCATTCTTCAGGTGAGATACCGGATCAGGCAACAGGTTTCCCCATTATTAATCACGGAGTTATGGCAGGAAGATATATAACTTCTCAGGTCGGCCTGCCGGTTCAAGTGCGCCACGTGGCTGTTGATGCCAGGCTGGCTGCTGAAACTGCTGTTGCAGGCGGCTTTACCGGCATTGAGGGCGGAGGAATCTCAAGTAATGTTCCTTATATCAAAGATATGCCATTAGAGAAATCAATAGCTCTTTGGCAGTATGTGGACAGACTGGCTGGCTTAATCGGGGAAAAGGGAATCCCTATCCATAGGGAGCCATTTGGCGGTTTTATGGGAGGGGCTTTGCTACCTCCTTGTCTTTCCCACAGCGTAAGTATTCTGGAAGGACTATTGGCTGCAGAGCAAGGGGTAGAACACTTGTCCCTGGGGTATATGCAAACAGGTAATTTGATTCAAGACCTGGCGGGGGTCAGTACCTTGATGGAACTCGGTCATGAATACTTTCACCGGATGGGTTATGGTCAGGTTGTCTTAACAACAGTATTTCATCAGTGGATGGGTGGAATGCCTCAGGATGAGAGCAGGGCCTATGCTGTTATTGTATGGGGAGCGGTAACAGCAGCCATGGGAAATGCTAATAAAATAATGGTACGCTCGCCCAGAGAGGCAGCTGGTTTTCCCGGTTTGGATGGAATTAATGCCGGGCTAAAGTCCGCCAGACAGGCTATCAATTTGGTCAAACATCAACGGCAAGCCTTTGTGGACTATCCTGGGCTGAAGGAGGAGAAGGAACTGCTTCGATTGGAAACCCGGAGCATCTTAGATAAGGTGATTGATTTGGGTGATGGTAGTGTTGGGGCAGGAGTGGTTGAAGCCTTTAACCGGGGTGTAATCGATATCCCCTTTTCCACCAGCCGTATTAATGCCGGCAGGGTCCTGCCAGTTCGAGATATAGAAGGTGCTGTAAGGCTGCTGGAACCGGGGAATCTTCCTCTCCCTGCCGAAGTCCTGGCTGTCCACGCAGCGCGGGTAAATGAGCGGGGGCGGCAGGAGAACCGGACCCCGTCCTATCAAATGGTGTTGGACGATATTTATGCTATCGGCAAGGGTATCTTAAAAGGAAAGTAA
- a CDS encoding GerMN domain-containing protein, translating to MRPEAGRKNKVILALILAGIMLFNSGCGITDALSSLRDRFAGQKVQDVKSPGETPINLVPEQPAKAVETTKVVLYFADGGGQFLVAEEREIPKVVGIGRSTIEHLIMGPKPGSALLPTIPFGTQLKDINIKPDGLAIVDFSKELVANHIGGRAAQELTIYSIVNTLTQFPGVDRVQFRVEGQNVAKIGAVTVAPVMTRKDNIIGTR from the coding sequence ATGCGGCCAGAAGCGGGCAGGAAGAACAAGGTGATCCTGGCGCTTATCTTGGCAGGTATAATGCTGTTTAACAGTGGCTGTGGTATTACCGATGCCCTGAGCAGCTTGAGAGACAGGTTTGCCGGCCAAAAAGTGCAGGATGTGAAATCCCCTGGGGAGACCCCCATTAACCTGGTGCCAGAGCAGCCGGCAAAGGCAGTGGAAACTACAAAGGTTGTCCTTTATTTTGCTGACGGCGGAGGTCAATTTTTGGTTGCCGAGGAGCGAGAAATCCCAAAAGTTGTAGGGATAGGCAGATCAACCATTGAGCATCTGATCATGGGTCCCAAGCCGGGTTCTGCCTTGCTGCCGACAATCCCATTTGGAACCCAACTGAAAGATATCAATATCAAACCGGATGGATTGGCAATTGTTGACTTTAGTAAGGAGCTGGTTGCTAATCATATTGGGGGTAGGGCAGCCCAGGAGCTGACTATATATTCTATTGTAAATACCCTAACCCAGTTCCCGGGTGTCGACCGGGTTCAATTCAGGGTTGAAGGGCAAAATGTCGCCAAGATTGGCGCTGTTACGGTTGCTCCGGTGATGACTCGCAAGGATAATATTATCGGCACCAGATAA
- a CDS encoding LytTR family transcriptional regulator DNA-binding domain-containing protein, whose product MFLKTLIVDDEYPARNELRFLLEKYDYVQIVGEATNAREAMLLIHALDYSIVFLDIAMPGLSGLELSKTIAEMNRHPLIVFVTAHEEYAIEAFGVNAVDYLLKPVDTRRLDKTMAKVLQLTQANPPVKPAEPTEEKRKSIGLIPVEHKGKTILVDEKNIVYLFASNDYTFIKTNKEKYLTRFTLKDLEKRLNPNLFFRCHRSYLVNIKKAKEVVPMVNGTLVLVVDDNEKSEVPVSRSQSKTIRSLLGM is encoded by the coding sequence TTGTTTTTAAAAACTCTTATTGTCGATGACGAATATCCAGCCCGAAATGAGCTGCGGTTTCTTTTGGAAAAATACGATTATGTTCAGATTGTAGGAGAGGCTACCAACGCAAGGGAAGCAATGCTTTTAATCCACGCACTGGACTATTCGATTGTTTTCCTGGATATTGCGATGCCTGGTTTAAGCGGCTTGGAATTAAGCAAGACTATTGCTGAGATGAATCGTCACCCGTTGATTGTTTTCGTGACGGCCCATGAGGAATACGCTATTGAAGCTTTTGGGGTCAATGCCGTAGACTACCTCCTAAAACCGGTAGACACTCGCCGCCTTGATAAAACCATGGCAAAAGTGCTCCAGCTGACTCAAGCTAACCCTCCCGTAAAACCGGCGGAGCCAACTGAAGAAAAAAGAAAATCCATTGGATTAATCCCTGTTGAGCATAAGGGAAAAACCATCCTGGTAGATGAAAAGAATATCGTTTACCTTTTCGCCAGCAACGACTACACCTTTATCAAAACAAACAAGGAAAAGTACTTGACAAGGTTTACCTTGAAGGACCTGGAAAAGCGGCTCAATCCCAACCTGTTTTTCCGCTGCCATCGCTCCTATTTGGTCAACATTAAAAAAGCCAAGGAAGTTGTACCAATGGTTAACGGCACCCTGGTGCTGGTAGTGGATGACAACGAAAAAAGCGAGGTTCCGGTAAGCCGCTCCCAGTCCAAAACCATCCGCAGCCTATTAGGAATGTAG
- a CDS encoding MFS transporter, with the protein MTILSDRRLIWTFSLCGLVAIFSSTLSKTPVLPLFASNLGASDVQVGLIAAASTLPGILISYIAGAMSDRYGWRRLLLISLFIFSTAPIFYLLLDNYYQLAGIRFYHGFATAIFGPVAMAAIVSVSGARKGEMLSLYSSSTIIGRAAAPFVGGFLLASWGFNGLFLVCAIAGTAALILGAGFWGRIKQGDAIEITKKEAENGGLVKNLLALLRHKKLLLLGFLEAAVFFAYGAFEIIFPLYAMGLGIAVWQIGIIMGLQLAGVIIFKPIFGRLSDRVGRAPVILLGLVLCALTMGGVSFWDSLIGLGVLNVGFGIGFALVTSSTRPFAAELVQSNQLGASLGVLSTLMDIGHMAGPPILGMITVILGYRAGFLMLAAALIIITLICGYFLGQVRDGS; encoded by the coding sequence ATGACTATTCTGTCTGATAGGAGACTTATTTGGACCTTTAGCTTGTGCGGGCTAGTGGCCATCTTTAGTTCGACACTTTCCAAAACCCCTGTTTTACCGCTATTTGCCTCCAATCTGGGCGCATCGGATGTCCAGGTAGGCTTGATAGCCGCTGCGTCAACTTTGCCTGGCATTTTAATAAGTTACATAGCAGGGGCCATGTCTGACAGATACGGGTGGAGAAGGCTATTATTAATCTCTCTATTTATCTTTTCAACTGCCCCCATCTTTTACCTATTGCTGGATAATTATTATCAATTAGCGGGAATTCGTTTTTACCACGGCTTTGCCACCGCCATATTTGGACCGGTTGCAATGGCGGCCATTGTTTCTGTCAGTGGTGCAAGAAAGGGTGAAATGCTCTCGCTATATTCTTCCTCCACCATCATAGGTAGGGCAGCGGCTCCCTTTGTGGGGGGATTTTTACTGGCTTCATGGGGCTTTAACGGTTTATTTCTGGTTTGTGCAATTGCCGGCACTGCTGCACTAATATTAGGCGCAGGTTTTTGGGGACGGATAAAACAGGGGGATGCTATTGAGATTACAAAAAAAGAAGCCGAAAACGGCGGTTTAGTTAAGAATTTATTGGCTCTTCTTCGCCACAAGAAATTACTGTTGTTGGGCTTTTTAGAGGCTGCGGTTTTTTTTGCCTACGGTGCCTTTGAGATAATATTTCCCCTCTATGCAATGGGGCTGGGGATAGCCGTATGGCAGATCGGTATTATCATGGGCCTGCAACTTGCAGGGGTTATTATCTTCAAGCCTATTTTTGGCAGGTTATCCGATCGGGTGGGCAGGGCCCCTGTAATCCTTTTGGGACTGGTACTATGTGCTCTGACAATGGGAGGCGTTTCCTTCTGGGATAGTTTAATTGGCCTTGGAGTGCTAAATGTGGGATTTGGGATCGGATTTGCCTTAGTCACTTCAAGCACGCGTCCTTTTGCGGCCGAGCTTGTCCAAAGTAATCAGCTAGGCGCTTCTTTGGGTGTTCTGAGTACCTTGATGGATATAGGTCATATGGCAGGGCCACCCATTTTAGGGATGATTACTGTAATTTTAGGTTACCGTGCCGGATTCCTAATGCTTGCTGCTGCTCTGATTATAATAACTTTAATATGCGGGTACTTTTTGGGGCAAGTTAGGGACGGTTCCTGA
- a CDS encoding HDIG domain-containing protein — MPPYQNHLETSLIRTRKEYYELHNWLDNDPDKEVKALRHSLDILPKNIDYVRESWGDEAVAEFLLHVVEDLAMKDIDNLRRAGCPEEAVEHSVEVARKALEISSRVKIDVDRKLIVLGGIYHDLGKSVTNELQHGEIGAEKAREFGLGDEIINIILKHIRGGLTEAEAIELALPVRDYLLRTPEEKIVIYADRMVDIYTEELVKADEKGAEDCFEEILKQFIKYGKNKLTTERYLMLHKEIHEWMKG, encoded by the coding sequence ATGCCCCCATACCAAAACCACTTGGAAACTAGCCTGATAAGAACCAGAAAGGAATACTATGAGCTTCACAATTGGTTGGACAATGACCCGGATAAGGAAGTAAAAGCTTTGCGTCATAGCCTTGATATTTTGCCCAAAAACATTGATTATGTGAGGGAAAGCTGGGGTGATGAAGCTGTTGCGGAGTTCCTGCTGCACGTTGTTGAGGATTTGGCCATGAAAGACATTGATAACCTGCGTAGGGCCGGATGTCCGGAGGAAGCTGTTGAACACAGTGTCGAAGTTGCCAGGAAGGCCCTGGAAATTTCCAGCCGGGTAAAAATTGACGTGGATAGAAAGCTCATTGTGCTTGGCGGCATCTACCATGATTTAGGTAAATCAGTGACTAACGAACTTCAACACGGCGAAATTGGCGCGGAAAAGGCCCGGGAATTTGGACTGGGTGATGAGATTATCAATATTATCCTAAAACATATTCGCGGCGGTTTAACCGAAGCCGAGGCTATTGAGCTGGCTCTGCCCGTAAGGGATTATCTACTTAGGACCCCAGAGGAAAAAATCGTTATTTATGCTGATAGAATGGTTGATATTTATACTGAAGAGCTGGTTAAGGCCGATGAGAAGGGTGCGGAGGATTGTTTTGAGGAAATATTAAAGCAGTTTATCAAATACGGAAAGAATAAACTGACCACAGAGCGTTATCTGATGCTGCACAAAGAAATACATGAGTGGATGAAGGGATAA
- a CDS encoding chromate resistance protein: protein MKWVTWENVGIDRISSAWIIKKFIDTNAEFFFVKKGSDLKDLDGIPFDIPGATLSHKRGRCTFCTILKEYDYINDPVLSQICDIIDAADALNDVLPPPEAAGLEVIFRGLRKVVENDQKALEVGFIIMDSLYKQLSE, encoded by the coding sequence ATGAAATGGGTCACATGGGAAAATGTGGGCATAGACAGGATCTCAAGTGCGTGGATAATTAAGAAATTCATCGATACCAACGCGGAATTTTTCTTTGTCAAAAAGGGTAGTGATTTAAAAGACTTGGATGGAATACCCTTTGATATTCCTGGGGCAACCCTTAGTCATAAGAGGGGCCGCTGCACTTTTTGCACTATCCTGAAAGAATATGACTATATTAATGATCCTGTTTTGAGCCAGATCTGCGATATTATTGATGCTGCCGATGCCTTAAACGATGTGCTTCCTCCCCCAGAAGCGGCCGGGCTAGAAGTTATTTTTCGGGGTCTAAGAAAAGTGGTGGAAAATGACCAAAAAGCCTTAGAAGTTGGATTTATAATCATGGATTCTCTCTATAAACAACTTTCGGAGTAG
- a CDS encoding SDR family oxidoreductase, whose protein sequence is MRLKDKVAIVTGTGRGIGWTTAIELACEGADVAVTSIMEDKESIEKLAQEIRLLNRRAIPIICDVSDEDSVVAMVQEVVGSFGKIDILVNNAGIAGPVANVVDMDLAGWNKTLAVNLTGTMLCSREVLKQMIPDKSGAIINIASNVGRRGLAMRTPYVCSKWAQIGFTQTLAREVAKHNIRVNSVCPGAVAGERIKFFIGTRANSLGISYEEAYRQVEAEALLGRMVTPKEIAAAVVFLASDASSGITGQSLNVCGGTVFS, encoded by the coding sequence TTGAGGCTAAAAGACAAGGTGGCCATTGTTACAGGCACGGGCCGCGGCATCGGATGGACAACGGCAATAGAATTGGCCTGTGAGGGCGCAGACGTTGCAGTGACTTCCATAATGGAAGATAAAGAAAGTATAGAGAAGTTGGCTCAGGAAATAAGGCTGCTAAACAGACGCGCAATCCCAATAATTTGTGACGTCTCTGATGAGGATTCTGTTGTCGCGATGGTTCAGGAAGTAGTCGGTTCATTTGGAAAGATTGATATTCTGGTTAACAACGCCGGCATAGCCGGACCTGTTGCTAACGTCGTTGATATGGACCTTGCCGGCTGGAATAAAACGCTGGCGGTTAACCTTACAGGTACGATGCTTTGCAGTCGTGAGGTATTAAAGCAGATGATACCTGATAAAAGCGGGGCGATTATTAACATTGCGTCTAATGTGGGCAGGCGCGGGCTGGCGATGAGAACCCCATATGTATGCTCGAAGTGGGCCCAGATTGGCTTCACCCAGACCTTAGCCCGCGAGGTTGCCAAACACAATATTCGTGTAAACAGCGTCTGTCCTGGCGCTGTTGCAGGAGAACGAATCAAGTTTTTTATTGGGACCAGGGCTAATTCGTTAGGAATTTCATATGAGGAAGCATACCGGCAAGTAGAAGCCGAGGCTCTCTTAGGCAGAATGGTTACTCCAAAGGAAATTGCGGCTGCGGTAGTCTTCCTTGCCAGCGATGCATCAAGCGGGATAACCGGCCAATCCCTAAATGTTTGCGGCGGTACGGTTTTCAGCTAA
- a CDS encoding antibiotic biosynthesis monooxygenase: protein MIQLHVEFKIKEERKEELQNAVEKVFLPAISIQKGFKNCYFLLNREDNTKGELIIVFDSEEERQAWVATPLHETAWGEVGANLEVLALKKYDLKAWK from the coding sequence ATGATCCAACTGCATGTCGAGTTTAAAATCAAGGAAGAGAGGAAAGAAGAACTTCAAAACGCGGTGGAAAAGGTTTTTTTACCTGCCATCTCCATTCAGAAGGGATTTAAAAACTGTTATTTCCTGTTGAACAGGGAAGACAACACAAAAGGTGAATTGATCATTGTCTTTGACAGTGAAGAAGAGAGACAGGCCTGGGTAGCCACGCCGTTACATGAAACAGCCTGGGGTGAGGTTGGAGCTAATCTAGAGGTGCTGGCCCTGAAGAAATATGATCTTAAAGCTTGGAAGTAG
- a CDS encoding tripartite tricarboxylate transporter permease encodes MLVEMLDAFLAIATSPSSIAIVLGSALVGYMIGVLPGLGVLFGIVVLLPFTLKLPPELGITALMSIFVGAATGGGLTAAVLGIPGTPMATATLLDAYPMSKRGMPGQTIGTVIIASAFGGIFSAIFLTIFAPYLARVAINFGAPEFVVLVLLGLSTVAIVSHGSMAKGFLSAIIGLTLAMVGTDLATAMQRFTFGVPELAVGFGMIPVLLGLFAIPEIIALAEREEKGACVPVKTFIKSYAPKWLTKKDWQRLWPGLFRSSMIGSTVGALPGAGADIAAFVSYGEAKRTAKHPEKFGTGIPEGIVASEAANSAVPGGALIPTLTLGIPGDAATAIIMGVLFMHGLSPGPTLYTLHSDVVAYIYVGLFLAVITVMFIGMFLSGPFIALCSLKKSLLVPVVMLLCVLGVWAVNRSMFDLWTMFAVGLFSYVLRKLEFPLSPIILGFILGPLFEQNLRRALTLSDGSLAIFFTRPYSLAIIILFAVLVFGLIRTLKKTAPAK; translated from the coding sequence ATGTTGGTTGAGATGTTGGATGCTTTTTTAGCTATTGCTACAAGTCCCAGTAGCATTGCCATTGTTTTAGGTTCCGCGCTAGTCGGGTATATGATAGGGGTGCTTCCTGGTCTGGGAGTTTTATTTGGCATTGTCGTATTGCTTCCCTTCACGCTGAAACTGCCTCCAGAGCTTGGAATTACTGCGCTGATGAGTATCTTTGTAGGGGCGGCCACTGGGGGCGGGCTAACCGCTGCTGTCTTGGGTATTCCCGGCACCCCAATGGCAACGGCAACTTTACTGGATGCTTATCCCATGAGTAAGCGGGGGATGCCAGGGCAGACTATCGGGACCGTAATTATTGCTTCAGCATTTGGGGGTATTTTTAGCGCTATATTTCTGACAATCTTTGCGCCATATCTTGCTCGTGTAGCCATAAATTTTGGCGCGCCAGAATTTGTTGTTTTGGTTTTGCTTGGACTATCAACAGTTGCCATCGTCAGTCATGGTTCAATGGCCAAAGGCTTTTTATCAGCGATCATCGGCCTGACCCTCGCGATGGTGGGAACAGATCTGGCTACAGCTATGCAAAGGTTTACCTTTGGCGTCCCTGAACTGGCGGTGGGTTTTGGCATGATCCCTGTCCTCTTGGGGCTTTTTGCTATTCCGGAGATAATCGCCTTGGCGGAGCGGGAGGAGAAGGGAGCATGTGTTCCTGTCAAGACTTTTATCAAGTCATATGCGCCTAAATGGCTCACAAAGAAGGACTGGCAAAGATTATGGCCGGGGCTTTTCAGATCATCAATGATCGGGTCTACAGTTGGTGCCCTTCCAGGAGCAGGAGCTGATATTGCTGCCTTCGTCAGCTATGGTGAAGCTAAGAGAACTGCAAAGCATCCGGAAAAATTTGGCACAGGGATTCCGGAAGGGATAGTTGCTTCTGAGGCGGCTAACAGCGCAGTGCCGGGCGGGGCTTTGATCCCCACCTTAACATTAGGCATACCAGGAGATGCTGCAACTGCGATTATTATGGGCGTGTTGTTCATGCATGGGCTTTCGCCAGGACCAACTCTTTATACACTACACAGTGATGTGGTGGCTTATATCTATGTGGGGCTTTTTTTAGCGGTCATAACGGTAATGTTCATTGGGATGTTTCTTTCCGGCCCTTTCATTGCGCTGTGCAGCCTGAAAAAAAGCCTGTTAGTCCCGGTTGTAATGCTGCTTTGTGTTTTAGGAGTGTGGGCTGTAAACAGATCAATGTTTGATTTGTGGACAATGTTTGCCGTTGGCTTATTCAGTTATGTATTGCGCAAGCTAGAGTTTCCTTTGAGCCCGATAATTTTAGGATTTATCCTGGGTCCATTGTTTGAACAGAACCTGCGTCGGGCCTTAACCCTTTCCGACGGCAGCCTGGCGATATTTTTTACTCGTCCTTACTCGCTGGCAATAATAATCCTTTTTGCTGTGTTAGTGTTTGGCCTGATCAGGACTTTAAAAAAGACTGCTCCCGCTAAATGA